A DNA window from Streptomyces sp. CA-278952 contains the following coding sequences:
- a CDS encoding alpha/beta fold hydrolase produces the protein MTTVIFIHGTGVRPPHAEALYTRVTASLAEAAPGVRVVPLDWGERYGARLAAGGASIPYDGTGATERDAESEQDDETAAWERLYRDPEAELALAAARGPSGEIPPGAAFPDEEFRERLAALAARGDAAAPELGPGLGARAAALARGPLLTPAAEALDPEALAALLARALAAAVIGAALAEDAPVIPDGAARDAAVDRIARELGAAAPGTSRGPVGRLAARPLARLGSRYAVRRRRALTGAAHPAAGDVLTFLVRGGPLRSALRELVAAVEPPVVLLGHSLGGIIALDTLIEAPLPDVRLLVTVGSQGPFLYETGALPHLEHPEPLPVHVPAWLNIHDRRDLLGFAAAPLFPGRAEDIATDNRQPFPAAHSAYWTDPAVYRAIAERLP, from the coding sequence ATGACCACGGTCATATTCATCCACGGCACGGGCGTGCGGCCACCGCACGCCGAGGCCCTGTACACCCGGGTCACGGCCTCGCTCGCCGAGGCCGCCCCGGGCGTGCGGGTCGTACCGCTCGACTGGGGAGAGCGGTACGGGGCCCGGCTCGCGGCGGGCGGGGCCAGCATCCCGTACGACGGGACCGGAGCCACCGAACGGGACGCGGAGAGCGAGCAGGACGACGAGACCGCCGCCTGGGAGCGCCTCTACCGCGACCCGGAGGCGGAGCTGGCCCTCGCCGCCGCTCGCGGCCCCTCGGGCGAGATCCCGCCGGGCGCCGCCTTCCCCGACGAGGAGTTCCGGGAGCGGCTGGCGGCGCTGGCCGCCCGGGGCGACGCGGCCGCCCCGGAGCTGGGCCCGGGTCTCGGTGCGCGGGCCGCAGCCCTGGCCCGTGGCCCCCTGCTCACCCCGGCCGCCGAAGCCCTGGACCCCGAAGCCCTGGCGGCGCTCCTGGCCCGCGCGCTGGCCGCGGCCGTGATCGGCGCGGCCCTGGCCGAGGACGCGCCCGTGATCCCCGACGGGGCCGCCCGCGACGCCGCGGTGGACCGGATCGCCCGGGAGCTCGGCGCCGCCGCGCCCGGTACCAGCAGGGGGCCGGTGGGCCGGCTGGCCGCACGGCCCCTGGCGCGGCTCGGCTCCCGTTACGCGGTGCGCCGCCGCCGCGCCCTCACCGGGGCCGCCCACCCGGCGGCGGGCGACGTCCTCACGTTCCTCGTCCGCGGCGGCCCTTTGCGCTCCGCGCTGCGCGAGCTGGTCGCCGCCGTGGAGCCCCCGGTCGTCCTGCTCGGCCACAGCCTCGGCGGGATCATCGCCCTCGACACCCTGATCGAGGCCCCGCTGCCCGACGTGCGACTGCTGGTCACGGTGGGCTCGCAGGGGCCGTTCCTGTACGAGACGGGGGCGCTGCCCCACCTCGAACACCCGGAACCGCTGCCCGTCCACGTCCCCGCCTGGCTGAACATCCACGACCGCCGCGATCTGCTCGGCTTCGCCGCCGCACCGCTGTTCCCCGGCCGGGCCGAGGACATCGCGACCGACAACCGGCAGCCGTTCCCCGCCGCCCACAGCGCCTACTGGACCGATCCGGCCGTCTACCGGGCCATAGCGGAGCGGCTGCCGTGA
- a CDS encoding aldehyde dehydrogenase family protein has protein sequence MSALNTIHIDGTWRAAGSGATREIVDPADATVLAVVAEGGAEDADAAIAAARRAFDDGPWPHKPVAERAGLLRRVAELLQRDREEIAITESRDTGKTLEEGRVDVDDVTNAFRYFADLVMNESGGRVVDAGDPDVHSIVVHEPVGVCALIAPWNYPLLQASWKIAPALAAGNTFVLKPSEVTPLSTVHLIKLLSEAGLPDGAANLVTGAGDPVGARLSEHPDVDLVSFTGGLASGTKVAQAAAPTVKKVALELGGKNPNVVFADACATDEGFDTAVDQALNAAFFHSGQVCSAGARLIVQDSVSERFVTELARRADAIRLGRGTLEGVECGPLVSAQQLAKVEAYVASAREEGAIVRAGGERPAPSDVRPEGGYFYRPTVLDGCHREMRVVREETFGPILTVETFRTEEEAITLANDTDYGLAGAVWTTDAGRARRVAGRLRHGTVWINDYHPYLPQAEWGGFGKSGTGRELGPTGLAEYRESKHIYQNLNPRPQRWFAG, from the coding sequence ATGTCGGCGCTCAACACCATCCACATCGACGGCACCTGGCGGGCCGCCGGATCCGGCGCGACGCGCGAGATCGTCGACCCCGCCGACGCCACGGTCCTGGCCGTCGTCGCGGAGGGCGGGGCGGAGGACGCCGACGCGGCGATCGCGGCGGCACGGCGCGCCTTCGACGACGGCCCCTGGCCGCACAAGCCCGTCGCCGAGCGGGCCGGGCTGCTGCGCCGGGTCGCCGAGCTGCTCCAGCGGGACCGCGAGGAGATCGCGATCACCGAGAGCCGCGACACCGGCAAGACCCTCGAAGAGGGCCGGGTCGACGTCGACGACGTGACGAATGCCTTCCGCTACTTCGCCGACCTCGTCATGAACGAGAGCGGCGGCCGGGTCGTCGACGCGGGCGACCCCGACGTCCACAGCATCGTCGTCCACGAGCCCGTCGGCGTCTGCGCCCTGATCGCCCCCTGGAACTACCCCCTCCTCCAGGCCAGCTGGAAGATCGCCCCGGCCCTCGCCGCCGGCAACACCTTCGTGCTCAAGCCCAGCGAGGTCACCCCGCTCTCCACCGTCCACCTGATCAAGCTGCTCTCCGAAGCCGGCCTTCCCGACGGCGCGGCCAACCTCGTCACCGGCGCGGGCGACCCGGTGGGCGCGCGCCTCTCCGAGCACCCCGACGTCGACCTGGTCTCCTTCACCGGCGGTCTCGCCAGCGGTACGAAGGTGGCCCAGGCCGCCGCGCCGACCGTGAAGAAGGTCGCCCTGGAGCTGGGCGGCAAGAACCCCAACGTGGTCTTCGCCGACGCCTGCGCCACCGACGAGGGCTTCGACACCGCCGTCGACCAGGCTCTGAACGCCGCGTTCTTCCACAGCGGCCAGGTCTGCTCCGCCGGGGCCCGGCTGATCGTCCAGGACTCGGTCAGCGAGCGGTTCGTCACCGAGCTGGCCCGCCGCGCCGACGCCATCCGCCTCGGCCGGGGCACCCTGGAGGGCGTCGAGTGCGGCCCCCTCGTCTCCGCGCAGCAGCTCGCCAAGGTCGAGGCGTACGTCGCCTCCGCCCGCGAGGAGGGCGCGATCGTCCGGGCCGGCGGCGAACGCCCGGCCCCCAGCGACGTGCGGCCCGAGGGCGGATACTTCTACCGGCCGACCGTCCTCGACGGCTGCCACCGCGAGATGCGGGTGGTCCGCGAGGAGACCTTCGGCCCGATTCTCACCGTCGAGACCTTCCGTACCGAGGAAGAGGCCATCACGCTGGCCAACGACACCGACTACGGCCTCGCGGGCGCCGTCTGGACGACCGACGCGGGCCGGGCCCGCCGGGTCGCCGGACGGCTGCGCCACGGCACCGTCTGGATCAACGACTACCACCCCTACCTGCCGCAGGCCGAGTGGGGCGGCTTCGGGAAGTCCGGCACGGGGCGCGAGCTCGGCCCGACGGGGCTCGCCGAGTACCGCGAGTCCAAGCACATCTACCAGAACCTGAACCCGCGCCCCCAGCGCTGGTTCGCCGGCTGA
- the fxsT gene encoding FxSxx-COOH system tetratricopeptide repeat protein has product MNGLPRERAPDPASVPADSPDPTTGDRREDDGPPDPGGADWTELADAAWLAAARLDAQRTPGPAPDLLPPTERHPDTPGPDTPGSGPPAVVAPPPAGGPEPLLGPVPGPASDPAPHAVPGVSGLPGPPAYEREIRTVQERTRTGPERLPGPRPRAVRTATPRLARSLRGLGRRVPTGGRSALDEESTAEHGLTDGLWVPYFLPDRERAFDLMLLVDRAPTMPPWGATVRQIAEEAARSGAFRDVRTVGVALPAGAGEPALRWPGGRDGDPAELLDGRGARLFLVVTDGLAHGWAGPGADRLLERLASGGPTALVHLLPPYLRHRSSLFPFRAQLDAGGFGAPNRRFRFRPPLGAHDPVRPLPEPDDDTVPVPVLSVRAGSFRAWADLVTGERGVRRTLPVVLAGAMAKGASAPGLRTPVVDGPRAAAAAVRRFRSLASPLARQLAVLLALAPLDFAVVDELRDLALPDAGPEHLAEVMMGGLIDWDADAGNGPDFADDVREALLATSTRTQLARTVGLLAELRTGQGHGARLRAALHDPVRTALPGAEPGVRPWLRIELAVLRALSGPYAGRAARVAARLVRSPDDPPARPGEIDADVLKAAPKWARLPPDSVVSPGGPVPPTTPPAAAPSAPADNTARRAHEEMEVKAPQARVVRSGQPRIMGNVPPKNPNFTGRESLLAAVERQLTEDETTAVLPHALHGLGGVGKSQIAVEYVYRHSGEYNVIWWIPAEQESLILAALAELAAGLGLEVGPQANTAVPAVREALRTGKPFDNWLLVFDNAEDIESVRSYFPNGGPGKIIVTSRNREWERVATPLSVDVFDREESIALLQRRARGLSTHDAGRLAEALGDLPLAVEQAGAWHAATGMPVDEYLQLLDERRPEILELAPSPDYPLPVAAVWDISLGRLSVENPAARQLLQICACMAPEPIPLNMLRGGRNVQITPELDPVLRDPLLLARATRDLSKLSLVRLDHKAGTLQMHRLMQNVIVARLGPEEREAMRNAAHALLTTAKPGLPASPEQWPTYLGLLPHVIASDAVGSSDGWVRDLVFDMVTFLYYWGAHEAGADLTRRAWEAWSEQSAEDDLHVIRITKMLAFYLQHLGRIPEAAALSEQAMEVSRNAPIPEEELIDSMLQMAGSLRYRGDFAAARELSAEAFERSSDLYGPEDPTTLNAAHSYGVSLRVNGDFRRAMEIDEEAARQRQLLYGPTSGLTLNTLSALAADTREAGDFPRARVLQESTYQTYRTHFGRTNAATIRAALNLAICRRRAGLQEEASELVEEILERFTTRYGAEYPETLGAALAAVVDRRIAGRLEDSRRLGRQILDRYRDIFGEHHPYTLCAMVNVAATLRAMGEVEEAERLDTVAGARLRADLGERHVYSLAAALGRANDHYARLDFAGALEVDSATLPLLTEVAGEDHPFTLVCVANLSLDQRGLGRPAEADGLNARAVEGLTRVLGEQHPWRTSARLHQRIEYDVTVIPL; this is encoded by the coding sequence ATGAACGGCTTGCCCAGGGAGCGTGCTCCGGACCCCGCGTCCGTGCCGGCCGACTCCCCCGATCCCACCACCGGCGACCGGCGCGAGGACGACGGCCCGCCGGACCCGGGCGGAGCCGACTGGACGGAGCTCGCCGACGCCGCCTGGCTCGCCGCCGCCCGCCTCGACGCCCAGCGCACCCCCGGGCCCGCCCCGGACCTCCTGCCCCCCACCGAACGGCACCCCGACACGCCCGGCCCCGACACGCCCGGCTCCGGGCCGCCGGCGGTCGTCGCCCCGCCGCCCGCCGGAGGGCCCGAACCGCTGCTCGGCCCGGTCCCCGGCCCAGCGTCCGACCCCGCGCCCCACGCCGTGCCCGGGGTCTCCGGGCTGCCCGGGCCACCGGCGTACGAACGGGAGATCAGGACCGTACAGGAGCGCACCCGCACCGGCCCCGAACGGCTGCCCGGCCCCCGCCCCAGGGCCGTGCGGACGGCCACGCCGCGGCTGGCCAGGTCGCTGCGCGGGCTGGGCCGCAGGGTGCCCACCGGTGGTCGGAGCGCACTGGACGAGGAGAGCACGGCCGAGCACGGGCTCACCGACGGACTGTGGGTTCCCTACTTCCTCCCCGACCGCGAGCGGGCCTTCGACCTGATGCTCCTCGTCGACCGGGCCCCCACCATGCCGCCGTGGGGCGCCACCGTCCGGCAGATCGCCGAAGAGGCCGCCCGCAGCGGGGCCTTCCGTGACGTCCGCACGGTCGGGGTGGCCCTGCCCGCCGGAGCCGGCGAACCCGCGCTGCGCTGGCCCGGCGGACGCGACGGCGACCCCGCCGAACTGCTCGACGGCCGCGGCGCGCGGCTCTTCCTCGTCGTGACGGACGGGCTCGCGCACGGCTGGGCGGGCCCCGGAGCCGACCGGCTACTGGAACGGCTCGCCTCCGGCGGGCCCACCGCGCTGGTCCACCTCCTGCCGCCCTATCTGCGCCACCGTTCCTCGCTGTTCCCGTTCCGCGCCCAGCTGGACGCCGGAGGCTTCGGCGCGCCGAACCGGCGCTTCCGCTTCCGTCCGCCGCTCGGCGCGCACGACCCCGTCCGGCCGCTGCCCGAACCGGACGACGACACCGTGCCCGTACCGGTGCTCAGCGTGCGCGCCGGGTCCTTCCGCGCCTGGGCCGACCTGGTGACCGGCGAACGCGGCGTGCGGCGAACACTGCCGGTGGTCCTGGCGGGCGCGATGGCCAAGGGCGCCTCCGCCCCCGGGCTGCGCACCCCGGTCGTCGACGGCCCCCGGGCGGCGGCCGCCGCCGTACGCAGGTTCCGCTCCCTCGCCAGCCCGTTGGCCCGGCAGCTCGCCGTCCTGCTGGCCCTCGCCCCCTTGGACTTCGCCGTCGTCGACGAGCTGCGCGACCTGGCCCTGCCGGACGCCGGGCCCGAGCACCTCGCCGAGGTCATGATGGGCGGGCTGATCGACTGGGACGCCGACGCCGGGAACGGTCCGGACTTCGCCGACGATGTGCGCGAAGCGCTGCTCGCCACCAGCACCAGAACCCAACTCGCCCGCACCGTGGGGCTGCTGGCGGAGCTGCGGACGGGGCAGGGCCACGGTGCGCGACTGCGCGCGGCCCTCCACGACCCGGTGCGTACCGCCCTCCCCGGCGCGGAGCCCGGTGTCCGTCCCTGGCTCCGCATCGAGCTGGCGGTGCTGCGGGCGCTGTCGGGCCCCTACGCCGGCCGGGCCGCCAGGGTGGCCGCCCGCCTGGTGCGTTCGCCGGACGACCCCCCTGCCCGGCCGGGTGAGATCGATGCGGATGTGCTGAAAGCCGCCCCGAAATGGGCAAGGCTGCCACCGGACAGCGTCGTTTCACCAGGAGGACCCGTGCCGCCCACGACACCCCCAGCAGCTGCCCCCTCGGCACCGGCTGACAACACCGCCCGGAGGGCTCACGAGGAGATGGAAGTCAAAGCGCCGCAAGCACGCGTCGTCCGTTCGGGCCAGCCGAGGATCATGGGCAACGTACCGCCCAAGAACCCCAACTTCACCGGCCGCGAGTCCCTTCTCGCCGCCGTGGAGCGGCAGCTGACCGAGGACGAGACGACGGCGGTCCTCCCGCACGCACTGCACGGCCTCGGCGGCGTGGGCAAATCGCAGATCGCGGTGGAGTACGTCTACCGTCACAGCGGCGAGTACAACGTCATCTGGTGGATCCCCGCCGAGCAGGAGAGCCTGATCCTGGCCGCGCTCGCCGAGCTGGCGGCCGGCCTCGGCCTGGAGGTCGGGCCGCAGGCGAACACCGCCGTCCCCGCCGTCCGCGAGGCCCTGCGCACCGGCAAGCCCTTCGACAACTGGCTGCTGGTCTTCGACAACGCCGAGGACATCGAGTCGGTGCGCTCGTACTTCCCCAACGGCGGACCGGGAAAGATCATCGTCACCTCGCGCAACAGGGAGTGGGAACGGGTCGCCACCCCCCTCAGCGTCGACGTCTTCGACCGCGAGGAGAGCATCGCCCTGCTCCAGCGCCGGGCCCGGGGACTGAGCACCCATGACGCGGGCCGGCTCGCCGAGGCGCTCGGCGATCTGCCCCTGGCCGTCGAGCAGGCCGGCGCCTGGCACGCCGCCACCGGCATGCCGGTCGACGAGTACCTCCAACTGCTCGACGAACGCCGCCCCGAGATCCTCGAACTGGCCCCGTCCCCGGACTACCCGCTGCCCGTCGCCGCGGTCTGGGACATCTCGCTCGGCCGGCTGTCCGTCGAGAACCCGGCCGCCCGCCAACTGCTCCAGATCTGCGCCTGTATGGCACCCGAGCCCATCCCGCTGAACATGCTCCGCGGCGGCCGCAACGTCCAGATCACCCCCGAACTGGACCCTGTGCTGCGCGACCCCCTGCTGCTCGCCCGCGCCACCCGCGACCTGAGCAAGCTCTCGCTGGTGCGCCTCGACCACAAGGCCGGCACGCTCCAGATGCACCGGCTGATGCAGAACGTGATCGTCGCCCGGCTGGGCCCGGAGGAGCGGGAGGCGATGCGCAACGCCGCCCACGCGCTCCTGACCACCGCGAAACCCGGACTGCCCGCCTCGCCGGAGCAGTGGCCCACCTACCTCGGGCTGCTGCCCCACGTGATCGCCTCCGACGCGGTCGGCAGTTCCGACGGCTGGGTGCGCGACCTGGTGTTCGACATGGTCACCTTCCTCTACTACTGGGGTGCGCACGAGGCGGGCGCGGACCTGACCCGGCGGGCGTGGGAGGCCTGGAGCGAGCAGTCGGCCGAGGACGACCTGCATGTCATCCGGATCACGAAGATGCTCGCCTTCTACCTCCAGCACCTCGGCCGGATCCCCGAGGCCGCGGCGCTGAGCGAGCAGGCCATGGAGGTCTCGCGCAACGCTCCGATCCCGGAGGAGGAGCTCATCGACTCCATGCTCCAGATGGCCGGTTCGCTGCGCTACCGGGGCGACTTCGCCGCCGCCCGGGAGCTGAGCGCCGAGGCCTTCGAGCGGTCGAGCGACCTCTACGGTCCGGAGGACCCGACCACGCTGAACGCGGCCCACAGCTACGGCGTCTCGCTGCGGGTGAACGGCGACTTCCGACGGGCGATGGAGATCGACGAAGAGGCAGCCAGGCAACGCCAGTTGCTCTACGGTCCGACCAGCGGCCTCACCCTCAACACCCTGAGCGCCCTGGCGGCGGACACCCGCGAGGCGGGCGACTTCCCCCGGGCCCGGGTCCTCCAGGAGTCGACCTACCAGACCTATCGGACCCATTTCGGCCGCACCAACGCGGCGACGATCCGGGCCGCGCTGAATCTCGCGATCTGCCGACGCCGGGCCGGGCTGCAGGAGGAGGCGTCGGAGCTGGTCGAGGAGATCCTGGAGCGCTTCACCACCCGGTACGGCGCGGAGTACCCGGAGACCCTGGGGGCCGCCCTGGCGGCGGTCGTCGACCGCAGGATCGCGGGCAGGCTGGAGGACTCCCGGCGCCTCGGCCGGCAGATCCTCGACCGCTACCGGGACATTTTCGGCGAGCACCACCCGTACACCCTGTGCGCCATGGTCAACGTGGCCGCCACCCTGCGGGCCATGGGCGAGGTCGAGGAGGCCGAGCGGCTGGACACGGTCGCGGGGGCTCGGCTCCGGGCGGACCTGGGGGAGCGGCACGTCTACTCCCTGGCCGCCGCGCTGGGCCGGGCCAACGACCACTACGCCCGGCTGGACTTCGCGGGCGCCCTGGAGGTGGACAGCGCCACGTTGCCGCTGCTCACCGAGGTGGCGGGCGAGGACCATCCCTTCACCCTCGTCTGCGTCGCGAACCTCTCCCTGGACCAGCGCGGACTCGGCCGCCCCGCGGAGGCGGACGGGCTCAACGCCCGGGCGGTGGAGGGCCTGACGCGCGTCCTCGGGGAACAGCACCCGTGGCGGACCTCGGCCCGGCTGCACCAGCGCATCGAGTACGACGTGACGGTGATTCCGTTGTGA
- a CDS encoding effector-associated domain 2-containing protein: MTPGGVDPRRVMALVVGVEAYAAGPHWTLPGPVRDALRFREWLRSRGVPDANILLHLAPADGTDPVAGHRGADHETLRRVLVHELPARQGDVLWVWWGGHGVLDRDEHLRLYCADATDADRRNIDMESARRRLSSDVLPGFAEQYWVVDACRTFEERHRPAVTIPDGSLPAGQRLRVHRQNVLLAADRGQRAANDPVRGLGVFSDVLLRELAALPRGPAPDPEALFAAVRGRFDRLRAEESRTQLPTLQLHRPGHAEHLPGRPATPPPTDGVRPGPDRTGGGLVRVVEALLAYPLMSDRDERQTMVGELDPVLVARMPRHAVPRTDVLGILRTLRRRPEGPWDLYRAVTLLDDDPGRAAELEEALREFLVEDRPGPPGP; encoded by the coding sequence GTGACCCCGGGCGGTGTCGACCCGAGGCGTGTGATGGCGCTCGTCGTCGGCGTCGAGGCCTATGCGGCGGGCCCGCACTGGACGCTGCCGGGGCCGGTCCGCGACGCGCTGCGCTTCCGGGAGTGGCTGCGGTCCAGGGGCGTGCCGGACGCCAACATCCTGCTGCACCTCGCCCCGGCGGACGGGACGGACCCGGTCGCCGGCCACCGCGGCGCCGACCACGAGACCCTGCGTCGGGTCCTGGTCCACGAACTGCCCGCCCGCCAAGGGGATGTGCTCTGGGTCTGGTGGGGCGGGCACGGCGTCCTGGACCGGGACGAACACCTGCGGCTCTACTGCGCCGACGCCACGGACGCCGACCGCCGCAACATCGACATGGAGTCCGCCCGACGTCGCCTGAGCAGCGATGTCCTGCCCGGCTTCGCGGAGCAGTACTGGGTCGTGGACGCCTGCCGGACCTTCGAGGAGCGCCACCGCCCGGCGGTCACGATCCCGGACGGAAGCCTCCCCGCCGGGCAGCGACTGCGCGTGCACCGGCAGAACGTGCTGCTGGCCGCCGACCGGGGGCAGCGCGCGGCCAACGACCCCGTGCGCGGCCTGGGCGTCTTTTCGGACGTCCTCCTGCGCGAGCTGGCCGCTCTGCCGCGCGGTCCGGCTCCCGACCCGGAGGCGCTCTTCGCGGCCGTCCGGGGCCGGTTCGACCGGCTGCGCGCCGAGGAGAGCCGCACCCAGCTCCCCACGCTCCAACTGCACCGCCCCGGCCACGCGGAGCACCTGCCCGGCCGTCCGGCGACACCGCCGCCGACGGACGGAGTCCGCCCCGGACCCGACCGGACGGGCGGCGGTCTCGTCCGGGTGGTCGAAGCGCTCCTCGCCTATCCGCTGATGAGCGACCGGGACGAACGTCAGACGATGGTGGGGGAGCTGGACCCGGTACTGGTGGCGCGGATGCCGCGGCACGCGGTGCCCCGTACGGACGTCCTGGGCATTCTGCGGACGCTGCGGCGGCGTCCGGAGGGCCCCTGGGACCTCTACCGGGCCGTCACCCTGCTCGACGACGATCCCGGCAGGGCCGCCGAACTGGAGGAAGCCCTGCGGGAGTTCCTGGTCGAGGACCGGCCCGGCCCGCCCGGACCGTGA
- a CDS encoding aKG-HExxH-type peptide beta-hydroxylase, producing the protein MQQPMRMPGHWFDELAAGGGSVETVRFLVAGERARRLVLLRELLSRLEERPALLGPADLGAIWRAVERAEARRPDCVEELLLSPQVGSWLAHTLRRLHGTAAGSPLWVDAGHLAAVALVAAVRAGTAAELVVPAREGAVALPTLGLARLPGTPLLGFQPVHARVREGELLLVPAGRGTGATALTVRPLTAPPSALWWPTHRLPVRPGGPEVALDDTDPYRDLGHPIPPQRLTPCELGSWQQLFAAAVALLDPAPRSGGTGPGTLRPEEIGRIVPWPGRLRHGPVAGLSASTADAFGSMVVARPPDGAALAETMVHEFQHSKLGALLHLFAMLDDDREEEHYAPWRPDPRHLPGLLHGAYAFVGVAGFWRDRIGDRAADPLDLAPFRFALRRLQTRAVLRTLATRAALTGPGRRLVAGLTRTVDGWLREPVDGRAVARARAAAAGHRVEWRLRNLRCADEERAGLGAALRTGAPPPPVGQPLLVPASERTHWQDVRGALYLRPDSALDVIVADTGPGVASVAAPDAVPVTVARRVRAATAPVRADVLLVRGEAAAAREAYRERWSEAPGDPHPLAGWLLAHTALHPGHRRLLARPERFAATVAGEGPEVWEHAAHRLAAPRPPA; encoded by the coding sequence GTGCAGCAACCGATGCGGATGCCCGGCCACTGGTTCGACGAACTCGCCGCGGGCGGTGGTTCGGTGGAGACCGTCCGCTTCCTCGTGGCGGGCGAACGGGCCCGACGCCTCGTCCTGCTGCGGGAGTTGTTGAGCCGGCTGGAGGAGCGGCCCGCGCTGCTCGGCCCCGCCGACCTGGGCGCCATCTGGCGGGCCGTCGAACGGGCCGAGGCCCGGAGGCCGGACTGCGTGGAGGAGTTGCTGCTCAGCCCACAGGTGGGGAGCTGGCTCGCCCACACGCTGCGCCGCCTGCACGGCACCGCGGCCGGCTCTCCGCTGTGGGTGGACGCCGGACACCTGGCCGCCGTCGCCCTGGTGGCCGCGGTGAGGGCCGGTACGGCCGCCGAGCTCGTCGTGCCCGCGAGGGAGGGCGCGGTGGCCCTGCCGACGCTCGGTCTCGCCCGGCTGCCGGGCACCCCGCTGCTGGGCTTCCAGCCGGTCCACGCGCGCGTACGGGAAGGCGAGTTGCTGCTCGTCCCGGCCGGACGGGGCACCGGGGCGACGGCGCTGACCGTGCGACCGCTCACCGCGCCGCCGAGCGCCCTGTGGTGGCCGACGCACCGGCTGCCGGTCCGGCCGGGCGGGCCCGAGGTCGCCCTCGACGACACCGACCCGTACCGCGACCTCGGCCACCCGATCCCGCCCCAGCGGCTCACCCCGTGCGAACTCGGCTCCTGGCAGCAACTGTTCGCCGCGGCGGTCGCGCTGCTCGACCCCGCCCCGCGTTCCGGCGGTACGGGCCCGGGCACGCTGCGCCCCGAGGAGATCGGGCGGATCGTGCCCTGGCCCGGACGGCTGCGACACGGCCCCGTCGCGGGGCTCAGCGCCTCCACCGCCGACGCGTTCGGCTCCATGGTGGTGGCCCGGCCCCCGGACGGCGCGGCGCTCGCGGAGACGATGGTCCACGAGTTCCAGCACAGCAAACTCGGCGCGCTGCTGCACCTCTTCGCGATGCTCGACGACGATCGCGAGGAGGAGCACTACGCCCCGTGGCGCCCGGACCCGCGTCATCTGCCGGGGCTTCTCCACGGGGCGTACGCCTTCGTCGGCGTCGCCGGATTCTGGCGGGACCGGATCGGGGACCGGGCAGCCGATCCGCTGGATCTGGCACCCTTCCGGTTCGCGCTCCGGCGCCTCCAGACCCGTGCGGTCCTGCGGACCCTGGCGACCCGCGCCGCGCTCACCGGACCCGGCCGCCGGCTCGTCGCCGGACTGACCCGCACCGTCGACGGCTGGCTCCGCGAACCCGTGGACGGGCGGGCCGTGGCGCGGGCCCGCGCGGCGGCGGCCGGCCACCGGGTCGAGTGGCGGCTGCGCAATCTGCGGTGCGCGGACGAGGAGCGCGCCGGCCTGGGTGCTGCGCTGCGCACGGGGGCTCCGCCGCCGCCCGTAGGGCAGCCCCTGCTCGTCCCGGCCTCGGAACGTACCCACTGGCAGGACGTGCGGGGCGCGCTGTACCTCCGCCCGGACAGCGCGCTGGACGTCATCGTCGCGGACACCGGGCCGGGCGTCGCGTCGGTCGCCGCTCCGGACGCCGTGCCGGTCACCGTCGCCCGCCGCGTGCGCGCGGCCACGGCACCGGTCCGCGCGGATGTGCTGCTGGTCCGGGGGGAGGCCGCCGCGGCACGGGAGGCGTACCGGGAGCGCTGGTCCGAGGCGCCGGGGGACCCCCATCCGCTGGCCGGCTGGCTGCTGGCGCACACCGCGCTCCACCCCGGCCACCGGCGGCTCCTCGCCCGCCCCGAGCGGTTCGCCGCCACCGTCGCGGGGGAGGGGCCGGAGGTGTGGGAGCACGCGGCCCACCGGCTGGCTGCCCCACGACCACCCGCCTGA